GGTAAGTCAGAAACAGCAGAGAGTAGGAACTAATCCTctttagaaatgaaaatgtatctGCAAGATCTCCTGGATATCTTTCTTATATGTTACAATGTCATTTCActgtattattatatactatccatgtacttttattatgtttagaACTCTAACTCAAAatggtttgttttatattttattacaaataaaatgaagAGAATAATACACAAATGTTCCTTGAATGGCAACAGATCAAACTTACCTACCATTTCTGCATCAACAGCATTCTAACTATTTAAAGTGATAATCTATAGAATGTGGTTATATCCTTATACCCGGTATAATGAAAGCTTTAGCTATCAATTTCATTCTTTATTCATGGGGCATTCATTGTTGTAGAAcagtatatatgaaaaatatttattatacaacaagCAAATGCAGGGTTTATTGTGGCAGGGGGAATTGTCAGAATCATTTACCATATAATAAATCATTTCAAGCACTAGGAGATAGCAATGGGCGATTAAAACTATCAAACTAACTACAGATCAGCATTGTATTAATTAGCTCTGTAGTTAAGCACTTTTTATGCCCATATTCCTTTGTTGGGAAGATGTATTTACTGTTTATAAACAATTTAGAGGACCATAAGAAGAACTGATACAACTGCTGCTTCTCAGAAATGATATGAAGAATTAatgaactgattttttttgttctgttgtagtttgtatttgtattgattGATAATATTGATTTTATGTATTGTGTTTTGTAGAAGCAAGAGCCACAAAAATGAAGGAAGTTGTAAGCTCTTGTATCTTACCACAGTCCCACCGTACAAGCAGTTTGAGGACAATTGCTAATATGCTTGATAATGGAGGAGTGTGTGGAATTCCCACTGACACTGTCTATGCCCTGGCAGCTTCCTGCAAGCACCCAGAAGCTATCAACAGGATTTACTCCATCAAGGTAAGTAGCCATCATGAACTGTAAGTGATTTTGTCTACacgcaacaaaatatttataggGATGGATGAGCTGGAGGAAGCTCCTGGAGTATAATTCTCACCAATTCTCCTACTGAAAGAAATGCTGTCCCTAAGCATCATGCTAGCCAGAGTGTGCTCTAACTGTATCAGAACATATTATCTAACTCATATTAAATGGGTGATTCAAccttagttaagttttagtatattatagaatggccaattctacacaacttttcaactggactttattttttttctttactttttctaataatttcacttctttttctgactctttttcgATTTTgattggggggtcactgaccccatctaaaaaacaaacactctgtaaggcttcaaatgtattgttattgctactttttattactcatccttctatgcaggccttctcctatttatattccagtctcttattcaaatcaatgcttgttTGCTagagtaatgtggaccctagcaaccagttttccgaaactgcaaactggagagctgctgaataaaaatcgtaatcactcaaaaactataaataataaattatgaaaaccaattgaaaattggctcagaatatcactcactaccccatattaaacattaactgaaagttgaacaaaccctttaatgtgtGACCTGTTAAAAGTGACTTTAACAGACCATAGCTAGGTTGTAgaatcaataaataatgaaagtattcCTTTGGTTGAGTTACAGAATAGTTGCAAGAATAGTCAATGGAGGGGTAACAAGCAATGATCATGGGATTAGAGAAGAATGGGTTATACAGGTTATACAGGGTGATactgaaatgcagaatttaaCATGACTATAAAAGGTGCAGGAAACATCTGCATGACTGCATACACTCTCCGGGAGAAGTATAAAGctaaatattctatatatgttgGATTCTTTTATAGGAACGTCCATCGGAAAAGCCTATTTGTATCTGCATTTCCAACCTTGACCAGCTGAGGATCATCAATCCCCCGTTCAGCCCCTTGCTGTGGAACTTCATGGATCTTGTATACCCTGGAGGCATAAGCTGCATAGTACAGAAAGGAGAATGGCTTAAAAAGTTAGGTAtgtgaatatttctttttttttttctgttgaacatGGTCACTTTCACAAAAAATCAACTGAGTTTGTGAATTTTAAACCCAACATATACCATCAAACATTATGTCCatcaaagcaataaaaacaagaacaggccaattgaaaaacacaaaatgatttgctaaataattaataaacacagTCAGTAGTAATTTGTTTTTAGGAAATTTTATTGGCAAATGAACATCTGGGATTTATTCTGATGAATTGTAAGTCTTCCCTTTTCACCTCTGTAGGCAATCTCCCTAATATATCTCATTTGGCAATTGGGAATCAATATATTTCTAATAGCGGACATCACTTCAACAGCCACAGGACTTTTACTGATTATTCTTCAATTGTGTTCCAGGTGTCGGTCCTGCCTATGAAACAGTCGGAACTAACGACTCCATCATGATAAGGGTCCCAGACCACACAGTCACCGCTCATCTCACAGACATGACTGGGCCTTTAGCTATCACGTCGGCCAATCCAAGTGGAGAAAGTGATAGCACCCATCATGATATGGTGATAACGTAAGTGAGGTCAAAATGTAGCTACatcaggtattggacctattatccagaatgctcgggagctgtggttttcctgataagtgatctttccataattttgaactctgtacattaagggggttatttactaaaaactaaAACTCGATTcaatctcattttttaaaacaaagttgatCAAACTCCCTCCCATGAAATTGAActcatttttcaataatttttcttgacaAATTCAGAGTgacaaaatgttgcaacaaaatcgagcatcaattcgtATTGTACGATTGACATTCCAAAAACTCCACTTGTCAAGAAACAACtgtagggacatctgccattgacttcaacatgaccttgacagattttagatgaagtatttt
The sequence above is a segment of the Xenopus laevis strain J_2021 chromosome 8L, Xenopus_laevis_v10.1, whole genome shotgun sequence genome. Coding sequences within it:
- the XB22063314.L gene encoding threonylcarbamoyl-AMP synthase, which translates into the protein MKEVVSSCILPQSHRTSSLRTIANMLDNGGVCGIPTDTVYALAASCKHPEAINRIYSIKERPSEKPICICISNLDQLRIINPPFSPLLWNFMDLVYPGGISCIVQKGEWLKKLGVGPAYETVGTNDSIMIRVPDHTVTAHLTDMTGPLAITSANPSGESDSTHHDMVITRLSDKLDAVLCDGYSNELVGSTVVNCTKINEGIIKILREGCVPTTKIMQLFERAKNTPGVL